A window of Pirellula sp. SH-Sr6A contains these coding sequences:
- a CDS encoding FkbM family methyltransferase codes for MKLKSLLWTLGLKPSIRKYGSERLEFQLEREGPISFERWLHPKDRFVPFRQSYIDRLRDYIKPGDAILDIGAHCGDFTVPLALAAGPEGIVFAWEPNPYVYEILEKNASLNRHATRIVPVQAAAAPEDCQLLFHYSDPGFSNGGNLAGISRWTHGHAFELQVPAMRVESWLEREYPQWTAKIRFVKVDTEGFDLEVLRSLETTLVRQRPTIHVEFYKHLSTERRKMLWAYLTRLGYTVYTTDPVHNIDPHERIEEADVTRWDHFDAIAIPGST; via the coding sequence ATGAAGCTGAAATCTCTCCTATGGACCTTGGGACTCAAACCCTCCATACGGAAGTATGGTTCGGAGCGACTCGAATTCCAGCTGGAACGGGAAGGACCTATCTCGTTCGAACGGTGGTTGCACCCTAAGGATCGCTTCGTCCCCTTTCGGCAATCCTATATCGACCGCCTTCGGGATTACATCAAGCCTGGGGACGCAATTCTCGATATCGGCGCCCATTGCGGTGATTTCACCGTTCCCCTTGCTCTCGCCGCTGGCCCTGAGGGAATTGTCTTCGCTTGGGAGCCCAACCCATACGTCTACGAAATTCTCGAGAAGAACGCTTCCCTCAATCGGCATGCGACGCGCATCGTGCCTGTTCAAGCCGCCGCGGCGCCGGAGGATTGCCAACTCCTATTCCACTACTCCGATCCCGGCTTTTCGAACGGCGGCAACTTGGCTGGCATCAGTCGATGGACCCATGGCCACGCTTTCGAGTTGCAAGTCCCAGCAATGCGGGTCGAAAGCTGGCTGGAACGTGAGTACCCCCAATGGACTGCCAAGATTCGGTTTGTGAAGGTGGACACGGAAGGCTTTGATCTCGAGGTTCTTCGGTCGCTCGAAACCACACTTGTGCGACAGCGTCCCACCATTCATGTGGAGTTCTACAAGCATCTCAGCACCGAGCGACGCAAAATGCTCTGGGCCTACCTCACTCGGCTTGGGTACACCGTCTATACCACCGATCCGGTTCATAATATCGACCCCCACGAGCGCATCGAAGAAGCCGATGTCACCCGTTGGGACCACTTCGACGCCATAGCCATTCCTGGCTCCACCTAG
- a CDS encoding FG-GAP repeat domain-containing protein, with translation MKHRSLFAALLATGVSCLGANTSTAAEPTLAPSSSKWKVEMLTLDANEGCAIGDLNGDGKNDVVAGRNWYAAPDFKPRPLRTIEDWNGYVESNGDFLMDVDLDGLLDVVAGSFIPTQVHWYQNPGAEGWRLGQTWKKHLLVDTKASQNEAQLMADLDGDGRPEWVVNSWNKQNPTVVWRFVPREATKENPAKFELVGSTVGKEGNQHGLGVGDINNDGRVDVLIGSGWYEQPTEKMWDQPWQYHADWNIQGSIPMLVKDVDGDGLNDLLVGAGHDYGLYWWKRKKTPAGEPLAFDSVVIDKSFSQPHALALCDLDGDGVEDLISGKRYFAHNGGDPGGKDMPEIHSYHWNGKEFVKRAIEQGHIGVGLQIATGDLNGDGRADIAVAGKSGTYILLNLPQ, from the coding sequence ATGAAACATCGATCTTTGTTCGCCGCCCTCCTCGCAACGGGCGTCTCCTGCCTCGGAGCCAACACGAGTACGGCCGCCGAGCCCACCCTGGCCCCCAGTTCATCGAAATGGAAGGTCGAGATGCTGACCCTCGATGCCAACGAAGGGTGTGCCATCGGCGATTTGAATGGCGACGGTAAAAACGATGTCGTCGCGGGCCGCAATTGGTATGCCGCTCCCGACTTCAAGCCCCGACCGCTGCGAACCATCGAGGACTGGAACGGATACGTAGAATCCAACGGGGACTTCCTGATGGACGTTGACCTAGACGGATTGCTCGATGTCGTCGCCGGCTCCTTTATCCCCACCCAAGTCCACTGGTACCAAAACCCGGGGGCTGAAGGTTGGCGTCTCGGTCAAACCTGGAAAAAGCATTTACTGGTCGATACGAAAGCGAGCCAAAACGAGGCCCAGCTCATGGCCGACCTCGATGGAGACGGACGACCGGAATGGGTGGTCAACAGCTGGAACAAGCAGAACCCCACGGTCGTGTGGCGATTCGTCCCCCGCGAAGCGACAAAGGAAAACCCAGCCAAATTCGAATTGGTAGGGAGCACCGTCGGCAAAGAAGGAAACCAACACGGACTCGGAGTCGGGGATATCAACAACGACGGTCGCGTCGATGTGCTGATCGGCTCCGGCTGGTACGAACAACCCACCGAGAAGATGTGGGACCAACCGTGGCAATACCATGCCGATTGGAATATCCAAGGGAGCATTCCTATGCTCGTAAAGGATGTCGACGGCGACGGCCTCAACGACTTGCTCGTCGGAGCCGGGCACGATTACGGACTTTACTGGTGGAAGCGAAAGAAGACGCCAGCCGGCGAACCGCTAGCATTCGACTCGGTCGTGATCGACAAGTCCTTTTCTCAGCCCCATGCGTTGGCATTGTGCGATCTCGATGGGGACGGCGTCGAGGATTTGATCTCCGGAAAACGCTACTTCGCCCATAATGGTGGTGACCCAGGTGGAAAAGACATGCCCGAAATCCATTCCTACCACTGGAACGGTAAGGAGTTTGTCAAGCGCGCGATCGAGCAAGGCCATATTGGGGTAGGACTCCAAATCGCGACCGGCGATCTCAACGGGGACGGCAGAGCCGATATCGCTGTCGCGGGCAAGAGCGGGACCTACATCCTCCTCAATCTCCCCCAATAA